From Eptesicus fuscus isolate TK198812 chromosome 13, DD_ASM_mEF_20220401, whole genome shotgun sequence, the proteins below share one genomic window:
- the AIP gene encoding AH receptor-interacting protein isoform X1, protein MADVIARLREEGIQKRVIQEGRGELPDFKDGTKATFHYRTLHSDEEGTVLDDSRVRGKPMELIIGKKFKLPVWETIVSTMREGEIAQFHCDVKHVVLYPLVAKSLRNIAAGKDPLEGQRHCCGIAQMHEHSSLGHADLDALQQNPQPLTFDIEMLKVEGPGTYQQDPWAMTDEEKAKAVPLIHQEGNRLYREGHVKEAAAKYYDAIACLKNLQMKEQPGSPDWIELDQQITPLLLNYCQCKLVAQEYYEVLDHCSSILNKYDDNVKAYFKRGKAHAAVWNAQEAQADFAKVLELDPALAPIVSKELRALEARIRQKDEEDKARFRGIFSH, encoded by the exons ATGGCGGATGTCATCGCAAGACTCCGGGAGGAAGGGATCCAAAAGCGTGTGATACAGGAGGGCCGAGGGGAACTCCCTGACTTTAAGGATGGAACCAAG GCCACTTTCCACTACCGGACTCTGCACAGCGATGAGGAGGGCACGGTGCTGGATGACAGCCGTGTGCGCGGCAAGCCCATGGAGCTCATCATTGGCAAGAAGTTCAAGTTGCCCGTGTGGGAGACCATCGTGAGCACCATGCGAGAGGGGGAGATCGCCCAGTTCCACTGCGACGTCAAG CACGTGGTCCTGTATCCACTGGTGGCCAAGAGTTTGCGCAACATCGCGGCCGGCAAGGACCCCCTGGAGGGCCAGCGGCACTGCTGCGGCATCGCCCAGATGCACGAGCACAGTTCCCTGGGCCACGCCGACCTGGACGCCCTGCAGCAGAACCCCCAGCCTCTCACCTTCGACATCGAGATGCTGAAG GTGGAGGGCCCTGGCACATACCAGCAGGACCCGTGGGCAATGACGGATGAGGAGAAGGCAAAGGCGGTGCCGCTCATCCACCAGGAGGGCAACCGGTTGTACCGCGAGGGTCACGTGAAGGAGGCCGCTGCCAAGTACTACGACGCCATCGCCTGCCTCAAGAACCTGCAGATGAAG gaACAGCCTGGGTCCCCGGACTGGATCGAGCTGGATCAGCAGATCACGCCGCTGCTGCTCAACTACTGTCAGTGCAAGCTGGTGGCCCAAGAGTATTACGAAGTGCTGGACCACTGCTCCTCCATCCTCAACAAGTATGATG ACAATGTTAAGGCCTACTTCAAGCGGGGCAAGGCGCACGCCGCCGTGTGGAAtgcccaggaggcccaggctgaCTTTGCCAAGGTGCTGGAGCTGGACCCCGCCCTGGCACCCATTGTGAGCAAGGAGCTTCGGGCCCTGGAGGCACGGATCCGGCAGAAGGACGAAGAGGACAAGGCCCGCTTCCGGGGTATCTTCTCCCACTGA
- the AIP gene encoding AH receptor-interacting protein isoform X2, with protein MADVIARLREEGIQKRVIQEGRGELPDFKDGTKHVVLYPLVAKSLRNIAAGKDPLEGQRHCCGIAQMHEHSSLGHADLDALQQNPQPLTFDIEMLKVEGPGTYQQDPWAMTDEEKAKAVPLIHQEGNRLYREGHVKEAAAKYYDAIACLKNLQMKEQPGSPDWIELDQQITPLLLNYCQCKLVAQEYYEVLDHCSSILNKYDDNVKAYFKRGKAHAAVWNAQEAQADFAKVLELDPALAPIVSKELRALEARIRQKDEEDKARFRGIFSH; from the exons ATGGCGGATGTCATCGCAAGACTCCGGGAGGAAGGGATCCAAAAGCGTGTGATACAGGAGGGCCGAGGGGAACTCCCTGACTTTAAGGATGGAACCAAG CACGTGGTCCTGTATCCACTGGTGGCCAAGAGTTTGCGCAACATCGCGGCCGGCAAGGACCCCCTGGAGGGCCAGCGGCACTGCTGCGGCATCGCCCAGATGCACGAGCACAGTTCCCTGGGCCACGCCGACCTGGACGCCCTGCAGCAGAACCCCCAGCCTCTCACCTTCGACATCGAGATGCTGAAG GTGGAGGGCCCTGGCACATACCAGCAGGACCCGTGGGCAATGACGGATGAGGAGAAGGCAAAGGCGGTGCCGCTCATCCACCAGGAGGGCAACCGGTTGTACCGCGAGGGTCACGTGAAGGAGGCCGCTGCCAAGTACTACGACGCCATCGCCTGCCTCAAGAACCTGCAGATGAAG gaACAGCCTGGGTCCCCGGACTGGATCGAGCTGGATCAGCAGATCACGCCGCTGCTGCTCAACTACTGTCAGTGCAAGCTGGTGGCCCAAGAGTATTACGAAGTGCTGGACCACTGCTCCTCCATCCTCAACAAGTATGATG ACAATGTTAAGGCCTACTTCAAGCGGGGCAAGGCGCACGCCGCCGTGTGGAAtgcccaggaggcccaggctgaCTTTGCCAAGGTGCTGGAGCTGGACCCCGCCCTGGCACCCATTGTGAGCAAGGAGCTTCGGGCCCTGGAGGCACGGATCCGGCAGAAGGACGAAGAGGACAAGGCCCGCTTCCGGGGTATCTTCTCCCACTGA